The DNA sequence gttttttttagTTTAATAACATAACATGGAAATAATAATTTCAACAATTCTGAGGTTATTTAAACTACAATAGCATTGTGTTTGATTTGTTGAAGAAGAGAAGCTAATCATAGAGACATTGTGTTGCTTGGCAGCCTTGCCACAACATTAAATGCGTTCTTAGCCAGGAGACCAAATTCTGTATCTATGATTGCACCATGTGTCTTAagcaaaattttcaaaatctctATCGACATGCACAATGTCGtgtttcttaagaacataagaacagccctactggatcaggccaaaggcccatctagtccagcttcctgtatctcacagcggcccaccaaatgccccagggagcacaccagataacaagagacctcatcctggtgccctcccttgcatctggcattctgacatagcccatttctaaaatcaggaggttgcacatacacatcatggcttgtaacccgtaatggattttgcctctagaaacttgtccaatccccttttaaaggtgtccaggccagacgccatcaccacttcctgtggcaaggagttccatagaccaaccacatgctgagtaaagaaatattttcttttgtctgttctaactctcccaacactcaattttagtggatgtcccctggttctggtgttatgtgagaatgtaaagagcatctctctatccactctgtccacccccggcataattttgtatgtctcaatcatgtcccccctcaggcgtctcttttctacgctgaagaggcccaaacgccatagcctttcctcataaagaaggtgccccagcccagcaatcatcttagtcgctctcttttgcaccttttccatttccactatgtcttttttgagatgcggtgaccagaactggacacaatactccaggtgtggccttgccatcgatttgtacaacggcattataatattagccgttttgttctcaataccttttctaatgatcccaagcatagaattggccttctttactgccgccgcacattgggtcgacactttcatcgacctgtctaccaccaccccaagatctctctcctgatctcacagacagctcagaacccatcagcctatatgtaaagttttgattttttgccccaatgtgcatgaccttacacttactgacattgaagcgcatctgccattttcttcagccataagtagaggtgggtgaaaacagttttatttttgtgtgtgcattccagtgttttccaaaggtggAAGCatagaaagtggtgttgtgtgtttttattcaaaatttacattatattataaattataatcactttaaaagtgtagtaggtaggtaatataggtggtatagtttCAGCAGATACAGCCAGAATCCCATGCattcccccattaaataataaataaaaaccaaataaaactttttttttcctgattttggtgtttttctttttttgtttttgtttttacaaaaatgagaagtgcagaaagcggttattttattttgttatcacttcTAGCTGAAATTATGTCCTGCTCctttgaagaagaggaagaagatacCTGCCCTGTCAGGATATGCTGTTATGTGGATATGTACATGAGAAATGGTCACAGAGATGTTTTGTTCATTTATGTTTTTATCTTCCTGCAAGAAGCTCAGAATGGCATATGTTCTCTGTTCTCTTCATCGTTATATCCTTGGGACAACCTTAGGAGATAGTTTTGAGAAATAGTGACTAGTCCAAGGTAAACCACTGAACTTTGTGCCCTGCTCAGGCACTTGTGTACTTGTGcctgagtaggaatttgaactCCGGTCTCCTTTGCTCAGTGTTCTGGCCAAATCAGCCAGGGATTTGCAAGTGCATACCTCTAGTAGTTTTTAAGAACATGTGAGTATAAGGAACTGGATATAAGGATCTAATGTAGGACAAAATATTTTGGAGGTTTAATATGTTTCCTTGAGACACTTGGGTATTAATAgtgcaatatttttttaataattattaaataattattaaataacTATTTATATAATGTAATTTCTGTTCTGGGTATTGTGAAATTCCTAATGCTGAAATTGTTGAATATATGAAGAATAAAGAAGATTTAACATCCCATAGATATGTAAACATTTTCAAATGCTTAACATTTGCTCAAAAGATGAATTCAGATTTTCCGAACACCTTGTACAAAAACCATCTGGAACATATCCTGAGCAAACACTGTTTGAATGAATGAGACAAGAGCTCTtgtgcagctcccattcatttccctGGGATCTGTGCAAATGACATTCCAGGCAGACTAACAAATCTCTAAACAGTCTaagctagtgtttctcaaactgtgggttggaactgactaggtgggttgcatgccaatttcatgtgggtccccattcatttttattttgaatatattagacttgatgctaccatggtatgtgactggattcggtgaaatgttacagacctgtactttgaacaagctactatgtatattcttttaacaatgacagtaaatggtacttatttctgggtaagtgtgggtaggattgcagtttaggattgttaaaaaaatttcctgcttgatgatgtcacttctggtcatgacatcacttccaatgggtcctgacagattctcattctaaaaagagggagaaccactggtctaagcaaTTAGACTCTTAAAGTGACATTGAAATTAGTGGGATTTAAGTGCTCTAGCTGTATGCAGAACTGCAGTCTTAATATTTTGTCACCATATAAAATGTTTACCCTGTAACATTTAGTGCCCTATGATTCAATTCTGTACATACGTAGCCTCAGTCCATCATTTGCCTAGTACTCAGCTGTTTGGTAGCAAAGGAGACTAATAATGCAATCGTCTGCATGcgtacttggaagtaagactTGGAGTGCAATTCTGAGTGTCAGATAAGCCAGTACAggctccctgcaccagctcaggagtGTTGTATATGTGCTGTAAtgcatgtttgcagctactcaAGAGCTGGCTAGGCCTGCATGGAGGCCCACACCGGCTCCCAGAGGGGATAGGTTCATGCTGGCCTGGGCAGGCTaacacagggggtgggagagggtgatgggGGGGCCAAAATGAGGTAGAGAAGGTgttttttgtgggggggaggaacgggaggtggattgggcctggaaaggggtAGGATCAATCGCAGCACCTCATACCGAATCCTAAACCCCGTCCCTGGCCTTAGTGTCTtacatgggttgcttggatttgcaccagcaatttgatTGTTGCAGATCTAAGTAACCGCATGGGGtaactggggcattactcagggtaagagggACAATATCCTATTatcctgagttgccctccagctggcacctaccttgtgctgaatacagtgcaggccacttgacctggctgttccagcacaagttacgATTGCGCTTcccttgagttcagtgggactaatTCTCAGATAAATGTCTATAggctacaatacaatacaaaaatgtCTATAGGTAtgtttacttggcagtaagtACTGTTGAACTCCATGTGTTTTGCTTTTGAGTACAtacacatagaattgtgctgtaaatctagTGGAAGTCTGTTTGTGAGTTGGGACTTCATATCCTCCTGTCtatcagtgtagacaatactgacccaGATGAACCAATATTCTAACTCAGTATAAGACCCTATGGTCACATAAGGGtcacataacccctgctaactgggtaagaggcactttttcaagtgggtgctcctcttttatttagcagggggagagtaactggcccacctcaccccagcactgtctgttctagtggctgtctgctggtattcctttgcatctttttagattgtgagcccttttgggacagggagccattagatatttgattttctctgtaaaccgctttgtgaactttttgttgaaaagcggtatataaatactgttgttgttgttgttgttagccaTTGTCTGCTGTTTGGGCTAATAATGTATATACAGAGACTGTTTCTATGTAAGAGAGTCCATCCTCATGCACAAACATTTCCCACATGCACAGTAAAATGCAAAGCTTCTATGAGCAAGTAAGCTGCTTGCCTTAAAAAGCAGCAAACTGATAAGTATTTTGTTAAGGAACTGGTGTGCAGCACTGAGCAAACAAAGAATGTAATTAGTGTTTTTTTCAATATGGTGTCCCTTCACAAATTAACTTTCCAACTGTTTAATGCTTTTTAGGGCAAAATGTTTTGAAGGTGCATGGTTTTGAACTagcatttccatttccattcctTCAAAGAATGCAGTTCAAGTAGTGTGAATGGGAAAGAATAGAAAGCTGAAGGATTGGTCtgaatcaggggtgcccaaaccccgaccctggggccacatgcggccctcgaggcttctcaatgtggccctcagggagcctccagtctccaatgagcttctggccctccagagatttgttggagcctgcactggtccaatgcaactgctctcagcgtgagagtgactgtctgacctcttgcatgagctgtgggatgagggctccctccactgcttgctgtttcatgtctgtgatgcagcagaggcagcaaaggaaaggccagccttgctttgtgcaaggccttttataggccttgagctattgcaagaccttcattcattcatataagttcatctttaatatattcatttatgtaaacttatgcaaatttattcaaattttaaatgtaaattaattctttttttccccagcccccaacacagtgtcagagagatgatgtggccctccagccaaaaactttggacacccctggtctgaatGAATGCAATAGACCCATTTTGAAAATGGATAAAAAATTTGGAAATAGAGGGGCTTCCCCCATAGCTTCTCCGATTAGTTTTGTGAGCAGAGATACAAACCTGTGGTTCCAAGGTCCTTGTTCACTGACCTCTCTTCACTGGATTAAGCAGTCTGTCTCTAGTAAATGACAAAAAACAACTGTATCCATTCAAAAATGGTGTTACACtgttctctgtttttcttttacgttttttgtaaataaacaggTGCAGCACATATGATAGAGGCAGATGTTATTCTTTgtgaaggagaaggaggtggtAAACCAATTATGGCTCACCCACCAGAAACAAATAGTGATAACACACTAAAAGAGTGGCTGAATGAGATGAAACACACCAGCAAAGGCATCAAGCTCGATTTTAAAAGGTACACAGGGTTTGATTTGTAAATTTCACATTATTAATAAGCTTGTAAGGTTAAGTTCTGTCAATACTATCTTGAATATACAATCTTGAATAGATAGCATTATCTCTACCTATCCTAGAAGGCATGGGGAGGTCATGTAACATGTATTACAAGTATTCTtctatgaatatattaaaaacctGTTGTTCTGTGCTTCTAGCTTAGCAGCTGTGAATCCCTCAATGAAGATTCTTGCAGAGATAAATCTTAAGCAACCTGTCTGGATTAACGCAGACATTCTCCCTGGACCAAATGGAAGTAATTGTGTAGTTGATGGAAAGAATTTTCTAGGCACAGTGACATCATTTTTTCCAGATGTAACCTTATCATTGGGATGGACAACTGAATGGATTAATCTAAAATGCAACAAAGGTAAGAATGATtactaaatatttatattctgccttggATAATGATTCACTCAAATTCATCCATCTTGTACTGAGCATTCTGGGAAACAGTGCCCAGATATCTctattcttttccttttcctataCAGTTcccttttttatttcatttgtgtTTTCTTGTAATGTTCTCATAAAGGAGGTAGTTGATCAATGCTATCTTGATGTTCCTTGCACACATATGAGCTCTGATGCCTTCCCAACCACAGTGCCCTGCCCATTAATTTCATGACAGAGGCTGTTCTGTAGGCACAAAAATGAGTAATAATACTTGTCTTGGATTTAGCTTTTTTTGTGTGCATAAAGCACTatgcatgtattatcttgatggaatCTTTACAACCATCTTGTAAGGTAAGTAATCTATATATTACAACTGGGAAGCAGAGAGATACTGGCTTGTCTAAGGTTacctgctgtgctacatgcataACTGTCCCCCTTTTACTAAAGAAAAACCATTAGAATTAACTTCTTAAGATGGAGTTGGTCAACCATTTTATTGGCTGGTGGGGTGCCCTAGTTTTCTGATATATTTCAAGCATACACTGAGATCATTGTTTATCTTATCCCTAATCAGTCTGTATTTTAGACATTTTAGGACATGGTAAGCTGTAACACACCTGAAGACTCACAAACTAGGTCGCCAGACACAGAATAGTCACACTGCAGCCTTTGCATTAGTTACATTAAAATAGTTGTATGAAACTATCTTTAATATTTGGTTTGAAGAATATACATGTAAAATCCATGTTTTTGAGTATTTCTCCTCAGGTCTGCATATACATTGTAATCTGTCTCCTTGGAATTTCATCCATTTAAAATATTATTCTGGACGTCCTGACTGCAAATAGAAGTGTTTGTGTAAGCTTAAAAACCAACAGGAATATGAAACAGAGTGTTTTTCAGGGCGCAAGATTTGGGTTGCCTTATTGTCTGCttattttttcttcctgaaaaaaatatttctcatGAATTAATATTCTGTTAACATAATATTTAACAATGTCTGAACACAAGTACTGCCATTTGGATTGCTAATAGAGTTCCTGAATCTTCACTGTTTTTGTAGGTTACAGTTTAGCAATGGTGCAAGAGATGGCAGCCGTCTGTAGAGATCTTATTCAGCCAGTTACATTCCCTGTAAGAGCTGCTTTGGTGCGTC is a window from the Tiliqua scincoides isolate rTilSci1 chromosome 2, rTilSci1.hap2, whole genome shotgun sequence genome containing:
- the FAM151B gene encoding protein FAM151B, with translation MEAGGQGSWSENILDYFLNIKQIETRDGAEIIWYHRANNKSQMTEAIQSAAHMIEADVILCEGEGGGKPIMAHPPETNSDNTLKEWLNEMKHTSKGIKLDFKSLAAVNPSMKILAEINLKQPVWINADILPGPNGSNCVVDGKNFLGTVTSFFPDVTLSLGWTTEWINLKCNKGYSLAMVQEMAAVCRDLIQPVTFPVRAALVRQSISELTWLLQQSNRYTLTIWTGKHDEYSVEDLLFIRDSFDKSKVFYDILEPQNSQFRNAIGKARSSRK